The Plectropomus leopardus isolate mb unplaced genomic scaffold, YSFRI_Pleo_2.0 unplaced_scaffold12403, whole genome shotgun sequence genome window below encodes:
- the LOC121963760 gene encoding L-serine dehydratase/L-threonine deaminase-like produces the protein MQTEIRLIMANHFHINTPLLESVSMSKRVGTSVLLKMENSQPSGSFKIRGIGHLCQQLATQSKGVVCSSGGNAGLAAAYVARKMGIPATIVVPSSSPQLVVQRLQDQGATVKMTGR, from the exons TGAAATTAGGCTCATCATGGCGAATCATTTCCACATCAACACCCCGCTGCTGGAGAGCGTCAGTATGTCCAAACGTGTTGGAACCAGCGTCCTCCTGAAGATGGAGAACTCGCAGCCCTCTGGCTCCTTCAAGATCCGCGGTATTGGACACCTCTGCCAGCAG CTCGCCACACAGTCCAAAGGCGTTGTCTGCTCCTCAG gAGGTAATGCTGGTTTGGCTGCAGCTTACGTTGCCAGAAAAATGGGTATACCTGCCACAATCGTGGTCCCGTCCTCGTCTCCTCAGCTGGTGGTTCAGAGACTCCAGGATCAGGGCGCCACTGTCAAGATGACAGGCAGG